One Rosa chinensis cultivar Old Blush chromosome 5, RchiOBHm-V2, whole genome shotgun sequence genomic region harbors:
- the LOC112164019 gene encoding uncharacterized protein LOC112164019: MRLYKLKMNPSKCVFGVQVGDFLGFIFYQRGIEVPEDKASAVINVSPPRTKKELQRLLGKIHPFSPLLKLQGQSEFVWEPKHQEAFDKIKAYLASPPVLVPPRAGFPLKLYISADEASIGSLLAQDDEKGVEHAIFYLSRMLTDCEIRYTPMEKLCHIGKWVLALSEFLLQYIPQKAVKGQAIVDFLAHHPMLDVPTVRDLEVAAEAVSRPDLACLPEYAMLYQSTVSLQPWVLYFDGSRTDTLAGVGVVLENPAGDRFSYSFQLEFRCTNNQAEYEAFINHHRPRSVTGTRSKRHPNQFDDVDLEYIPRERNFAVNELTQLATGITLKYGVRERILKVERHTLPSWITRPDPPDEPMMAALDHIDVDWCDLLIAYLKQPEPTTDRKIRFLALNYFLRGDELR, translated from the exons ATGCGGTTATACAAACTCAAGATGAACCCCTCCAAGTGTGTTTTCGGAGTTCAGGTAGGAGATTTCCTGGGATTCATCTTCTATCAGAGGGGTATTGAGGTCCCTGAAGATAAGGCAAGCGCAGTCATTAACGTATCTCCCCCGCGAACGAAAAAAGAACTTCAGCGGTTGCTGG gtaaaatccatcCGTTTTCTCCACTACTGAAGTTGCAGGGACAGAGcgagtttgtgtgggaacctaagcatcaagaggcttttgacaaaaTTAAGGCCTACTTGGCAAGCCCGCCAGTGCTTGTTCCCCCTAGAGCTGGATTTCCGTTGAAACTGTATATTTCAGCAgatgaggcttccattggcagcctactcGCCCAAGATGATGAGAAAGGTGTCGAGCACGCCAttttttacctcagtaggaTGCTTACAGATTGTGAAATAAGGTACACTCCAATGGAGAAGCTGT GTCACATTGGCAAATGGGTGCTGGCCCTATCCGAGTTCTTGCTACAATACATTCCACAGAAAGCAGTTAAGGGTCAAGCCATCGTAGACTTTTTGGCCCATCACCCTATGCTGGACGTCCCCACGGTGAGAGATTTAGAGGTTGCTGCTGAAGCTGTCAGTCGCCCAGATCTAGCATGCTTGCCCGAATATGCCATGTTATATCAATCCACAGTCTCACTCCAACCCTGGGTATTGTATTTCGACGGCTCAAGAACAGACACACTCGCCGGGGTAGGGGTTGTTCTGGAAAACCCAGCAGGCGATCGTTTTTCATATTCCTTCCAGTTAGAGTTCCGTTGTACTAACAACCAGGCAGAATATGAGGCCTTCATCAATCATCATAGGCCTAGAAGTGTTACTGGAACTAGGAGTAAGAGGCATCCAA ACCAATTTGATGACGTGGATTTGGAATATATTCCTCGTGAGCGCAACTTTGCGGTTAACGAACTCACTCAGCTGGCTACAGGCATTACTTTGAAATATGGGGTTCGCGAGCGAATTCTGAAAGTTGAGCGCCACACTCTACCTTCGTGGATCACGAGGCCAGATCCACCAGATGAACCGATGATGGCAGCATTAGATCACATTGACGTAGATTGGTGCGATTTGTTAATTGCTTACCTCAAGCAGCCAGAGCCCACTACAGACAGAAAGATACGTTTTCTGGCCCTAAACTACTTCCTCAGAGGCGACGAGTTGCGATGA
- the LOC112164018 gene encoding uncharacterized protein LOC112164018 — protein MGGDVEKLVNDLGIQFIHSTPYYAQSNGQAEASNKIIITLLKKMLVEHPRQWHETLYDTLWAYRTSKHNPTATTPNALMFGHDVILPLEINVQSLRVQDQHHLIGEDYVQAMWQEHEDLSGQRLEALDNLLTSRGKWTLRWEGPFVIHRILERGAFHLKDLDGDLHRNPINGRFLKKYYLSVCEFEDPPDKPAPQTRGLP, from the exons ATGGGTGGCGACGTAGAGAAGCTCGTCAATGACTTAGGCATCCAATTTATCCATAGCACACCCTACTACGCTCAGTCCAACGGTCAAGCGGAGGCTAGTAACAAGATTATCATCACCCTCTTGAAGAAGATGCTTGTGGAACACCCTCGCCAATGGCACGAAACATTGTATGACACGTTGTGGGCTTATCGCACTTCCAAGCACAATCCTACTGCCACAACACCCAATGCCCTTATGTTTGGTCACGACGTCATTCTACCATTGGAAATCAATGTTCAATCTCTGCGCGTCCAGGATCAACATCATTTGATCGGTGAAGACTATGTCCAGGCTATGTGgcaagaacatgaagaccttagcGGGCAGCGCTTAGAGGCTTTGGACAACTTG TTGACCAGTCGTGGTAAATGGACTCTGCGctgggaaggaccctttgtGATTCACAGAATTCTGGAGCGCGGGGCTTTTCATCTCAAAGATTTGGATGGTGACCTCCACCGCAATCCTATCAACGGTCGTTTCCTGAAGAAGTATTATCTTAGTGTTTGCGAGTTTGAAGATCCACCGGATAAGCCTGCTCCTCAGACACGTGGCCTACCATAG